TGAAGTTCAAGAAAGGTAGCGATCATGGATCTCGGACTCGACGGCAAGACCGCACTCGTCACCGGCGCGAGCCGCGGCATCGGACTGGCCGTGGCCGAAACCCTCGCCGAGGAGGGCGTGCGCGTGGTGGGCGTGGCACGCAATATCTCGCCGGAACTCGAAAAAGTCGCGGCGGCAACGGTTTCCGCCGACCTCAGCACCACCGCGGGCGCGCTCGCGGCGGTCGAGGGCGCGCTGGCCGAACTCGGCGGGATCGACATCCTGGTGAACAATGTCGGCGGCGGCGACGCGGACAGGCTGAGCCTGGGCGGCTTCCTGGACACTTCCGACGATCAGTGGCGAAAGCTGTTCGACCTCAACCTGTTCGGGGTGGTCACCACCACCCGGGCGGCGCTGCCCAGCCTGGTCGAGCGGCGCGGTGCGATCATCACCGTGTCCTCGATCAACTCCCGGCTGCCCGCCGTCGGGCCGGCCGGCTACAGCGAGGCCAAGGCGGCGTTGACCAACTTCAACAAGCGGCTCAGCGAGGAGTTCGCGCCGCAGGGCGTCCGGGTGAACACCGTGTCCCCCGGCCCGGTCGGCACCGATATCTGGCGCGGGGCCGACAACCTCGGGGCGCGGCTGGCCGCGGCGAACGGCGTTGCGCAGGAAGATTTCCTGGCGGCCATGCCGTCCCAGTTCAATATCGCCGCCGGTCGCATCGCCGAGCCGGCGGAGGTGGCCGCCCTGGTCACCTTCCTGGCCTCGGAACGCTCCGCCATCATCAACGGCGCGGACTACGTCATCGACGGCGGCGTGGTCAAGACGGTGTGACCGGCTACAGGTACAGGCCGGTGCCGTGTTCGGGGTGGGTGTTGGCGACGGCGTGGAGGTCGCGTTCGCGCAGGACGTAGTAGGCCTGGGCCTGGATCTCCACCTCGAATTGGTCGTCGGCGCTGAAGAGGACCTGGTCGCCGACGGTCACGGCGCGGACGTGCGAGCCGACCCCGCAGACCTCGCCCCAGGACAGGCGCTTGGCCACCTGGGCGGTCGCCGGGATGAGAATGCCTCCGCTGCTGCGCCGCTCGCCCGCCTCTGGGTTGATCTTGACCATGACGCGGTCGTGCAGCATCTGGATCTCTAGCTTGGCATCGGACACCGCGGCAGTGTACTGCGCGGGGACCGGGTGGTACCTGCGGGGTGACGGGGGGTTACCGCCCAGTGCCGCCCGCCGGGGAGGGGGGCGCGACGATGCGGCGGATGGCGTCCTTGATCCAGGCGCGCTGCGCCTCCGGGTCGATATCGGGGCCCAGGGTGAACTCGGCCACCTGCGGGACCGCCAGCGGATAGTTGATCATCGACATGAGCAGCATGAGCACCTGACCGGACGGCATGTCCGGGCGCATCAGCCCCTTGTCCTGCGCCACCTCGACCTTCTGGCGCTTCTCCAGGTAACGGCCGCAACGCAATTCGCCCGCCGAGGCGTTCTCCCGACCCAGTTCCAGGGCTTCCCACTGCAGCAGGCGCAGCAGTTCGGGATGCGCGCGGTGATAGTCGATGTGCTGGTCGATCCAGGTGTCGAGGTTCTCGATATCGGTGGTCACCGAGCCGGCGACGGCCAGCATGGTCTTCTCCAGCACCTGATGGAACAGCTTCTCCTTGTCGCCGAAGTAGGCGTAGATGAGCTGCTTGTTGGCCTTGGCGGTGCGGGCGATGCGGTCCACGCGCGCGCCGGCGATCCCGTAGCGGGCGAACTCCGCGGTCGCGGCCTCGAAGATGCGCGCCTTGGTCGCCTCGGGATCTCTGGTTCCGCCCATGCCCTCGATGGTAACCAACCAATCGGTTGACAACCGGGGCGACGGGGGTGGAATATCTCTAACCAACCGGTTAGTTACAAGGCTCGAGTTTCCGGCGCAATGGCGCGCCCCGCTCCCCAGTCCCCCTGCCCGTTCGGGAGAACGACGTGACCACCCTCGAAAACCGCGCCACCGCAACGCTTCCCGTTGCCGTCGGCCCCGCCGGATTCGCCGCCCGCTGGCGCGCGCTGCCGGTCATCCTCAGTGCCATGTTCATGGCGATGTTCGACTGGTTCGTCGTGAACGTCGCCGCCTCCTCGCTGCAAACCGATCTGCACGCCGGTGAATCGGCGCTGGAACTCATCGTCGGCGGCTACGGCTTCGCCTACGCCTCGGGCCTGATCACCGGCGGCCGCCTCGGCGATCTGCACGGACACCGGCGACTGTTCGTGATCGGCATGCTCGCCTTCACCGCGGCCTCGCTGCTGTGCGGGCTCGCCCCCAATGCCTGGGCGCTGGTCGCCTTCCGCGTGCTGCAGGGCGGCACCGCGGCGCTCATGGTGCCGCAGATGCTCGCCCTCATCAACACGCTGTTCCCGCCGCACGAAAGGCCAAGGGCCATGGCCGCTTTCGGCGCGACCATCGGGCTCGGCGCGGTCTCGGGGCAGGTGCTCGGCGGCGTGCTGCTGGATGCCGACCTGTTCGGCTGGGGCTGGCGCAGCATCTTCTACATCAACGTGCCCATCGGGCTGGTCGCCGCCGCGCTCGCCGCGCGCTGGCTGCCCAAGCACGAGCGGACACACCGGCCGAAGCTGGATCCGGTTGGCGCACTCGGCATCTCGGCCGCACTGGCACTGCTGCTGGTGCCGATCACGCTCGGCCGCCCGGAAGGCTGGCCGGTCTGGACGTGGGTCAGCATGCTGGCCTCGCTGCCGGTGCTGCTGGCGACCCTGCGCTACGAGAACCGGCTGGCCGGGCGCGGCGGCGAACCCGTGCTCGACACCGGCATGGTGCGCGAACGCGGTTTCAGCCTCGGACTGGTGATCGCGGGCGGCTACCTGACCTTCTTCGCCGGATTCATGCTCTGCCTGACTCTCATGCTGCAGAACGGACTCGGATTGTCGCCGCTCACCGCGGGATTGGCGTTCGCGCCGCTGGGGCTGTGCTTCGCGGGCAGCTCGTTCTTCCTGGCCCCGCGGGTCGCGGCGCGAATCGGCAACCGGGTCATGGTGGTCGGCACGCTGACCAGCCTGACCGGGCTGGCCGTCACCCTGGCGGTGCTGGGCGGCATGGGCCACGACGTCACCGCATGGGCCTTGATCCCCGGCATGATGATCGTCGGCGCCGGCAATGGGCTGACCATCCCGTCGGTGGTCGGGGCGGTGCTGTCGTCGGGTATTCCGGCGCGGCAGGCCGGCATGGCGGCGGGCGTGCTCACCACCTCGCAGCAGTTCGGAAACGCCATCGGCGCAACGGTTCTGGGGGTGATCTTCTTCAGCGCGCTGGGCGTCGACCACAGCACGGGCGGGTACGTGACCGCGATGGAGATGGCCGCGCTGGGCGGGGCCGCGGTGCTGGCGGTGGTGCTGGCGGCGGCGCTCGCACTGCCCAAGGCGGCGAAGGCGGCCTGAGCCGTTCACCGAAAGCCGCGGGTTCCGGACAAAACTGGCCGGAACCCGTAGCTTTTGGTGGTGGACATCGATCTCGACGGACTGCGCGGTCTGCTGCCCGAGGGCATGGTGGTGACCGATCCGGATGTACTGGCCGGCTATCGGCAGGACCGGGCGCTGGACCCGGATGCCGGAACCGCGGCCGCCCTGGTCCGGCCGCTGACCACCGAGCAGGTCGCGGCGACCGTGCGCTGGGCCCACGAGCATCGGGTGCCGATCGTGCCGCGCGGCGCCGGCACCGGACTGTCGGGCGGGGCCACCGCGCAGACCGGGGCGCTGCTGCTGAGCACCGAGAAGATGCGGGAGATCAGCGTCGACACCGTGACCCGCACCGCGGCCGTGCAGCCCGGCCTGCTCAATGCCGAGGTGAAGCGGACCGTCGCGGAACACGGACTCTGGTATCCACCCGACCCGTCCTCCTTCGAGATCTGCTCGATCGGCGGCAACGCCGCCACCAACGCGGGCGGACTGTGCTGCGTGAAATACGGCGTCACCACCGATTACGTGCTCGGCATGCAGGTGGTGCTGGCCGACGGGACCGCGGTGCGGCTGGGCGGGCCGCGACTCAAGGACTCGGCGGGGCTGTCGCTGACCAAGCTGTTCGTCGGCAGCGAGGGCACGCTCGGGATCATCACCGAACTGACGCTGCGGCTGCTGCCCGCGCAACCACCCCAGTCCACCGTGGTCGCCACCTTCGCGACGCTGACCGCCGCGACCGACGCCATCCTGGCCATCACCGGCCAATTGCGGCCCTCCATGCTGGAATTCATGGACGCCGTCGCCATCAATGCCGTGGAGGACGAACTGCGGATGGGGCTGGACCGGACGGCGGCGGCACTGCTGGTGGCGCGCTCCGACGCACCCGGCGAGCACGCCGGACACGAGGCCGACCTCATGCTCGCCGCCTGCGAGAAGGCCGGGGCCACCGAGGCTTTCCGCACCGACGATCCCGACGAGGGCGAAGCGTTCTGCGCGGCACGGCGATTCGCCATCCCGGCCGTGGAACGCAAAGGGCCGCTGCTGCTCGAGGACGTCGGGGTGCCGCTGCCGCGGCTGGGCGACCTGGTCACCGGCATCGCCGAGATCGCCGCGCAGCGCGGCGTGCTCATCTCCGTCATCGCGCACGCCGGCGACGGCAACACCCACCCGCTCATCGTCCACGACCCCGCCGATCCCGACGAGTCCGAGCGGGCGCACCTGGCCTTCGGCGAGATCATGGCACTGGCCATCGGGCTGGGCGGCACCATCACCGGCGAGCACGGGGTCGGGCGGTTGAAGAAGCCGTGGCTGGCCGATCAGCTCGGACCGGACGTGATGGCGCTCACGCGTCGCATCAAGGATGCGCTGGATCCGCACGGGATACTCAATCCAGGCGCGGTGCTGTAGCCGCCCGATCAGGAACAATCTGTACGCCAAGGGAGTTCACACCGGACATGAGCACCACGCTGGCCCACAATGCCGACGCCACCCGCTACGAGATCTACCTCGACGGCACACTCGCGGGTTACGCCGACTACGCGGAGCGCCGCGACGGCGACACCACGATCCGCGACATCCAGCACACCCTGACGTTTCCGGAGTTCCGCGGCCGCGGGGTGGCCGCGCAGGTCGTCGAGTTCGCGTTGAACGATGCGCGCACGGAAGGCTTCTCGATCATCCCCACCTGCTGGTATGTCGAGAAGTACATTGCCGAGCACCCCGAATACGCCGACCTGGTGGCCTGATTCGCTAGTTCGAGCGCGGCGCGTGGCGGCGCTGCCAGACCCGGAAATGCCGGTCGGCGCTGCCCTCCATGGCCGCGCTCACCTTCGCGTCGTCGAAGCCCGGCAGCGACTGCAGCTTCGCCAGGAACGCGGTGTCGGCCGCGGAATACGGCACCACACAACCCTTGCCGGTCGCGCCGATCAACACGAAGAAGACATCACCGGCGAACGGCCCGTCCGCCGCCGTGATGATGCGCACCTCCGCCAGTTCCGTCCACGCGACCTCTTCCACCCGTCCGTCCGCCAGAGTGCGCCGGACGAAGGTGTCGTTGATTTC
This sequence is a window from Nocardia yunnanensis. Protein-coding genes within it:
- a CDS encoding GroES family chaperonin; its protein translation is MSDAKLEIQMLHDRVMVKINPEAGERRSSGGILIPATAQVAKRLSWGEVCGVGSHVRAVTVGDQVLFSADDQFEVEIQAQAYYVLRERDLHAVANTHPEHGTGLYL
- a CDS encoding FAD-binding oxidoreductase, whose translation is MVVTDPDVLAGYRQDRALDPDAGTAAALVRPLTTEQVAATVRWAHEHRVPIVPRGAGTGLSGGATAQTGALLLSTEKMREISVDTVTRTAAVQPGLLNAEVKRTVAEHGLWYPPDPSSFEICSIGGNAATNAGGLCCVKYGVTTDYVLGMQVVLADGTAVRLGGPRLKDSAGLSLTKLFVGSEGTLGIITELTLRLLPAQPPQSTVVATFATLTAATDAILAITGQLRPSMLEFMDAVAINAVEDELRMGLDRTAAALLVARSDAPGEHAGHEADLMLAACEKAGATEAFRTDDPDEGEAFCAARRFAIPAVERKGPLLLEDVGVPLPRLGDLVTGIAEIAAQRGVLISVIAHAGDGNTHPLIVHDPADPDESERAHLAFGEIMALAIGLGGTITGEHGVGRLKKPWLADQLGPDVMALTRRIKDALDPHGILNPGAVL
- a CDS encoding MFS transporter gives rise to the protein MTTLENRATATLPVAVGPAGFAARWRALPVILSAMFMAMFDWFVVNVAASSLQTDLHAGESALELIVGGYGFAYASGLITGGRLGDLHGHRRLFVIGMLAFTAASLLCGLAPNAWALVAFRVLQGGTAALMVPQMLALINTLFPPHERPRAMAAFGATIGLGAVSGQVLGGVLLDADLFGWGWRSIFYINVPIGLVAAALAARWLPKHERTHRPKLDPVGALGISAALALLLVPITLGRPEGWPVWTWVSMLASLPVLLATLRYENRLAGRGGEPVLDTGMVRERGFSLGLVIAGGYLTFFAGFMLCLTLMLQNGLGLSPLTAGLAFAPLGLCFAGSSFFLAPRVAARIGNRVMVVGTLTSLTGLAVTLAVLGGMGHDVTAWALIPGMMIVGAGNGLTIPSVVGAVLSSGIPARQAGMAAGVLTTSQQFGNAIGATVLGVIFFSALGVDHSTGGYVTAMEMAALGGAAVLAVVLAAALALPKAAKAA
- a CDS encoding TetR/AcrR family transcriptional regulator — translated: MGGTRDPEATKARIFEAATAEFARYGIAGARVDRIARTAKANKQLIYAYFGDKEKLFHQVLEKTMLAVAGSVTTDIENLDTWIDQHIDYHRAHPELLRLLQWEALELGRENASAGELRCGRYLEKRQKVEVAQDKGLMRPDMPSGQVLMLLMSMINYPLAVPQVAEFTLGPDIDPEAQRAWIKDAIRRIVAPPSPAGGTGR
- a CDS encoding GNAT family N-acetyltransferase, which codes for MSTTLAHNADATRYEIYLDGTLAGYADYAERRDGDTTIRDIQHTLTFPEFRGRGVAAQVVEFALNDARTEGFSIIPTCWYVEKYIAEHPEYADLVA
- a CDS encoding oxidoreductase, which encodes MDLGLDGKTALVTGASRGIGLAVAETLAEEGVRVVGVARNISPELEKVAAATVSADLSTTAGALAAVEGALAELGGIDILVNNVGGGDADRLSLGGFLDTSDDQWRKLFDLNLFGVVTTTRAALPSLVERRGAIITVSSINSRLPAVGPAGYSEAKAALTNFNKRLSEEFAPQGVRVNTVSPGPVGTDIWRGADNLGARLAAANGVAQEDFLAAMPSQFNIAAGRIAEPAEVAALVTFLASERSAIINGADYVIDGGVVKTV